In one Anaerolineales bacterium genomic region, the following are encoded:
- a CDS encoding MBL fold hydrolase, which produces MKARKIVDQVYWIGAVDWDRRLFDSLIPMPDGTSYNAYLVRGSQKTALLDTVDPSMAEVLFANLAEVPQLDYLVMHHAEQDHAGTIPLVLEKYPSAQVLASPKGKEMLIDLLGVPAERIDVVDDGQILSLGDKSLQFIHAPWVHWPDTMSTYLQEDRILFSCDFFGSHLATSDLFATDKATVYEAARRYFAEIMMPFRNMVQKNLDKVQKHELRIIAPSHGPLHDEPSFILEAYREWAAAEPRNRVVIPYISMHGSTRKMVEVLMAALVERGVGVQQFDLTVTDIGKLASALVDAATLVIGTPTVQAGPHPLVFYAAYLANTLRPKLKYASVIGSYGWNSKVVEQIAGQIPNLKVELLSPVMCKGYPRPGDFEALEKLAETIVAKHKESGLV; this is translated from the coding sequence ATGAAAGCGCGTAAGATTGTTGACCAGGTTTATTGGATCGGAGCTGTCGATTGGGATCGACGTTTGTTTGACTCGCTCATCCCCATGCCCGATGGCACCAGCTACAACGCCTACCTGGTGCGGGGCAGCCAAAAGACTGCCCTGCTCGATACGGTGGATCCCAGCATGGCAGAGGTGCTTTTCGCTAACCTGGCAGAGGTCCCGCAGCTGGATTACCTCGTAATGCACCACGCTGAGCAGGATCACGCTGGCACAATCCCCTTGGTGCTTGAGAAATATCCTTCCGCTCAGGTATTAGCCAGCCCCAAAGGCAAGGAGATGCTCATCGACCTGCTGGGCGTTCCCGCAGAGCGCATCGACGTTGTAGATGATGGCCAAATCCTTTCCCTGGGGGATAAGTCCCTGCAGTTCATCCACGCCCCCTGGGTGCATTGGCCCGATACAATGTCGACTTACCTACAAGAAGACCGCATCCTGTTCAGCTGTGATTTCTTCGGTTCGCACCTGGCCACCTCCGACCTGTTTGCCACCGACAAGGCAACCGTGTATGAAGCTGCCCGGCGCTATTTTGCCGAGATCATGATGCCCTTCCGCAACATGGTGCAAAAGAACCTCGACAAGGTGCAGAAGCATGAGCTACGCATCATTGCTCCCAGCCACGGCCCGCTGCATGATGAGCCATCCTTTATCCTGGAGGCTTACCGCGAATGGGCTGCTGCGGAGCCCAGGAATCGGGTGGTGATCCCTTATATCTCCATGCACGGCAGCACGCGCAAGATGGTGGAGGTATTAATGGCTGCCCTGGTAGAGCGTGGCGTGGGGGTACAGCAGTTCGATCTGACGGTCACCGACATTGGCAAACTAGCCTCCGCCCTGGTGGATGCTGCCACGCTGGTGATCGGCACGCCCACCGTCCAAGCTGGCCCGCACCCACTCGTGTTCTACGCCGCTTACCTGGCCAACACGCTGCGACCCAAGCTAAAATACGCCTCCGTCATCGGCTCGTATGGCTGGAACAGCAAAGTCGTCGAGCAAATCGCCGGCCAAATCCCCAATCTGAAAGTGGAGCTGCTGAGTCCGGTGATGTGTAAGGGTTATCCCAGGCCAGGTGATTTCGAAGCCCTGGAGAAACTTGCCGAGACCATTGTTGCCAAGCACAAGGAAAGCGGCCTGGTTTAA
- a CDS encoding alpha/beta hydrolase, protein MPPWIDGTIHAGPLKLHYYRTGGGKPPVVINHGAGDDGLCFTHVAKLLEADYELIMPDARGHGKSGSGKQDYSTASRVEDLYALIEALKLDHPVVGGHSLGADSSMGLAAAYPGVARGIFLEDPPIILPGEKFTLNNEKGEQTIRGADIGKMMARYMRLFKLMPPFLGERLARKASPTYPDDEIKPWTASKRRVSLDFLNSMEKMGIGFAEPLEVIKKITVPTLLFIGDRESMSIVSRETAEQATRLNPLIRVVHLAGASHDIRRTRFEGYLAALKQFLAEMYP, encoded by the coding sequence ATGCCACCCTGGATTGACGGCACCATCCATGCCGGTCCTCTCAAGCTACACTACTACCGCACCGGGGGTGGAAAACCTCCGGTGGTCATCAACCATGGTGCTGGTGACGATGGATTGTGTTTCACCCACGTGGCGAAGCTGCTTGAGGCCGATTACGAACTGATCATGCCCGATGCCCGCGGCCATGGTAAATCAGGCTCGGGGAAGCAAGATTATTCTACAGCCAGCCGGGTGGAAGACTTATATGCCCTGATTGAAGCCCTCAAGCTCGATCACCCGGTGGTTGGCGGCCACTCGTTGGGTGCCGACAGCTCCATGGGCCTGGCTGCAGCCTACCCAGGCGTGGCGCGCGGCATCTTCCTTGAAGACCCGCCCATCATCCTGCCGGGCGAAAAGTTTACCCTCAATAATGAGAAGGGAGAGCAGACCATTCGGGGTGCTGATATTGGCAAGATGATGGCCAGGTATATGCGCCTTTTCAAGCTGATGCCCCCCTTCTTGGGCGAGCGTTTGGCGCGTAAGGCTTCACCTACATACCCCGATGATGAAATCAAGCCATGGACCGCTTCAAAACGCCGGGTGAGCCTTGACTTCTTAAATTCCATGGAAAAGATGGGGATCGGGTTCGCCGAACCCTTAGAGGTCATTAAAAAGATCACCGTCCCAACCCTGCTATTCATCGGCGACCGGGAGAGCATGTCCATCGTCTCGCGGGAAACCGCCGAGCAAGCGACACGGCTGAATCCACTGATAAGAGTGGTCCACCTGGCCGGTGCCAGCCACGATATCCGCCGCACCCGCTTTGAGGGCTACCTGGCAGCCCTGAAACAATTCCTGGCAGAGATGTACCCGTAA
- a CDS encoding alpha/beta hydrolase: MPIITSPNERKIRAGFPLIRFLQSYVPIQLAQWALKRSMANVQLDANVRRESTLADGVPCEWLIPESHSKDRVLLYLHGGGFVYGLTPQHLRMVAYLARKMGARALMVDYRLAPDHPFPAALDDCVSAYRWLLNQGIQPECIAVAGDSAGGNLTITTVMSLRNSADPLPAAAACLSPVGDLTNKDIPPDGFKDPMLPHKAVKFYNRAYVGQNDPHDPLISPVYGDWQKLPAMMFHAGEDEILREDTVRMASLAKNAGVQVQLEIYPRMWHVWQLFLDLPQAIQSLDSIAAFLVAHIELVRSQLNPG; encoded by the coding sequence ATGCCAATAATAACTTCTCCCAATGAGCGTAAAATCCGGGCGGGTTTTCCGCTCATTCGCTTTCTTCAATCCTATGTACCAATCCAGCTGGCTCAGTGGGCGCTCAAAAGGTCCATGGCAAATGTACAGTTGGATGCGAATGTGCGGCGTGAAAGTACACTTGCTGATGGGGTCCCATGTGAATGGCTCATCCCTGAAAGCCACTCGAAAGACCGGGTGCTGCTCTACCTGCACGGGGGCGGTTTTGTCTATGGTCTGACGCCTCAGCATCTTCGTATGGTGGCATACCTGGCGCGTAAGATGGGCGCACGCGCGTTGATGGTCGATTATCGGCTGGCCCCCGACCATCCATTCCCGGCAGCCCTGGACGACTGCGTTAGCGCGTATCGCTGGCTTTTGAATCAGGGTATCCAGCCCGAGTGTATTGCAGTCGCGGGAGATTCAGCGGGAGGTAATTTGACAATCACGACGGTGATGAGCCTGCGCAACAGCGCTGATCCATTACCTGCCGCGGCGGCATGCCTCTCACCGGTGGGTGACCTTACCAATAAAGATATTCCACCGGATGGATTCAAAGACCCAATGCTGCCTCATAAAGCAGTGAAATTCTACAATCGAGCATATGTGGGGCAAAACGATCCACACGATCCATTGATTTCACCCGTATATGGCGATTGGCAAAAGCTGCCAGCGATGATGTTCCACGCTGGTGAAGATGAAATCTTGCGCGAGGATACGGTTCGCATGGCGAGCCTCGCAAAAAATGCTGGCGTTCAGGTACAGCTGGAAATCTACCCACGCATGTGGCATGTCTGGCAGCTTTTCCTCGATCTACCCCAGGCAATCCAATCACTGGATAGCATCGCAGCGTTCCTTGTGGCGCACATCGAGCTGGTCAGATCTCAACTCAACCCAGGCTGA